Proteins encoded by one window of Pempheris klunzingeri isolate RE-2024b chromosome 14, fPemKlu1.hap1, whole genome shotgun sequence:
- the pygma gene encoding glycogen phosphorylase, muscle form → MSKPLSDHDKKKQISVRGLAGVENVAELKQNFNRHLHFTLVKDRNVATRRDYYFALANTVRDHLIGRWIRTQQHYYEKDPKRVYYISLEFYMGRTLQNTMVNLALENACDEATYQLGLDMEELEDMEEDAGLGNGGLGRLAACFLDSMASLGLAGYGYGIRYEFGIFNQKIVNGWQVEEADDWLRYGNPWEKARPEYMRPVHFYGRTEHHPDGVKWVDTQVVLALPYDTPIPGYRNNIVNTMRLWSAKAPCEFNLKDFNVGGYIQAVLDRNLAENISRVLYPNDNFFEGKELRLKQEYFVVSATLQDIIRRFKVSKFGSREIARTDFSKLPDKVAIQLNDTHPAMAIPELMRVLVDEEKLAWDTAWDISVRTCAYTNHTVLPEALERWPVDLFAHLLPRHLEIVYEINRRHLERVAAKYPGDNDRLSRMSLIEEGGQKRINMAHLCIVGSHAVNGVAQIHSDILKATIFKDFYEMEPHKFQNKTNGITPRRWLVMCNPGLAEVIAERIGEDFIRDLDQLKGLCKYVNDEAFIRDVAKVKQENKLKFAVHLEEHYKVKINPNSMFDIQVKRIHEYKRQLLNCLHIITYYNRIKKEPNKQWTPRTVMIGGKAAPGYHTAKMIIRLITAIGEVVNNDPVVGDRLKVIFLENYRVTLAEKAIPAADLSEQISTAGTEASGTGNMKFMLNGALTIGTMDGANVEMAEEAGEENFFIFGMRVHEVDALDQRGYHAEKYYNRLPELKQAIDQIAGGFFSPKQPDLFKEIVNMLMHHDRFKVFADYEDYIKCQEKVNALYKNPKEWTKKVIYNIAGCGKFSSDRTISQYAREIWGMEPTLEKLPAPDDKH, encoded by the exons ATGTCTAAACCCTTGTCTGACCACGATAAGAAGAAACAGATCTCCGTGCGAGGCCTTGCCGGGGTTGAAAATGTCGCAGAGCTGAAGCAGAACTTCAACAGACATCTCCACTTCACACTGGTCAAGGACAGAAATGTGGCAACCAGAAGGGATTACTACTTCGCCCTTGCCAACACTGTGCGGGACCACTTGATTGGCAGGTGGATCAGAACCCAGCAGCACTACTATGAGAAAGATCCTAAA CGTGTGTACTACATCTCCCTTGAGTTCTACATGGGCCGAACCCTCCAGAATACCATGGTGAACCTTGCGCTGGAGAATGCCTGCGACGAGGCCACATACCAG TTGGGTCTGGACATGGAGGAACTGGAGGACATGGAGGAGGATGCTGGTTTGGGAAATGGTGGCCTGGGTCGCCTTGCCG CCTGTTTCCTGGACTCCATGGCTTCTCTGGGTCTGGCTGGCTATGGTTACGGTATTCGCTATGAGTTTGGCATCTTCAATCAGAAAATCGTCAACGGCTGGCAG GTTGAGGAGGCCGATGATTGGCTTCGCTATGGCAACCCCTGGGAAAAGGCACGTCCTGAGTACATGCGTCCAGTGCACTTCTACGGCAGGACTGAGCATCATCCCGATGGTGTCAAATGGGTTGACACTCAG GTAGTGCTGGCTCTGCCATATGACACCCCTATCCCTGGCTACAGAAACAACATTGTCAACACGATGAGGCTGTGGTCTGCGAAGGCACCCTGCGAGTTTAACCTCAAAGACT TCAATGTCGGTGGCTACATTCAGGCTGTTTTGGACAGAAACTTGGCTGAGAACATCTCCCGTGTGCTGTATCCCAATGACAAC TTCTTTGAAGGAAAGGAGCTCCGTCTGAAGCAGGAATACTTTGTGGTATCTGCCACCCTGCAAGACATCATCCGTCGTTTCAAGGTCTCTAAGTTTGGCTCCAGGGAGATTGCTCGCACAGACTTCAGCAAACTGCCTGACAAG GTTGCCATCCAGCTGAATGACACCCACCCAGCCATGGCTATTCCTGAGCTGATGAGGGTTCTTGTTGATGAGGAGAAACTTGCATGGGATACG GCCTGGGACATCAGTGTGCGTACCTGTGCCTACACCAATCACACAGTCCTTCCTGAAGCTCTGGAGCGCTGGCCAGTCGACCTGTTTGCTCATCTGCTGCCTCGTCACCTGGAAATTGTCTATGAGATCAACCGCCGCCACCTGGAG AGAGTTGCTGCTAAGTATCCTGGCGATAATGATCGTCTGAGCCGCATGTCTCTCATTGAGGAAGGCGGACAGAAGAGGATCAACATGGCCCACTTGTGCATTGTGGGTTCCCATGCTGTCAACGGCGTGGCCCAGATCCACTCTGACATCCTCAAAGCTACTAT TTTCAAGGACTTCTATGAAATGGAGCCACATAAGTTCCAAAACAAGACCAACGGCATCACTCCTCGCCGCTGGCTGGTCATGTGCAACCCCGGGCTAGCTGAGGTCATCGCCGAG AGAATTGGCGAGGACTTCATTCGTGACCTCGACCAGCTGAAGGGTCTCTGCAAGTACGTGAACGATGAAGCTTTCATTCGTGACGTTGCCAAAGTGAAGCAG GAGAATAAGCTGAAGTTTGCTGTGCACTTGGAGGAGCACTACAAGGTGAAGATCAACCCCAACTCCATGTTTGATATTCAAGTCAAGCGAATCCATGAATACAAGAGACAGCTGCTCAACTGTCTGCACATCATCACCTACTACAACC GCATCAAGAAGGAGCCTAACAAGCAGTGGACTCCAAGGACTGTCATGATCGGAGGAAAG GCTGCTCCTGGATACCACACTGCCAAGATGATTATCCGTCTGATCACAGCTATTGGTGAGGTGGTCAACAATGATCCCGTGGTCGGAGACCGTCTCAAAGTCATCTTTTTGGAGAACTACAGAGTTACACTGGCAGAGAAAG CCATCCCCGCAGCTGACCTGTCAGAGCAGATCTCCACAGCTGGCACTGAGGCCTCTGGCACCGGCAACATGAAGTTCATGCTGAACGGCGCTCTAACCATCGGCACCATGGATGGGGCCAACGTCGAGATGGCCGAGGAGGCTGGCGAGGAGAACTTTTTCATCTTCGGCATGAGGGTGCATGAAGTCGATGCACTTGACCAGAGAGG ATACCACGCTGAGAAGTACTACAACCGCCTGCCTGAGCTGAAACAGGCTATTGACCAGATTGCCGGAGGCTTCTTTAGCCCAAAGCAGCCTGACCTGTTTAAAGAAATTGTCAACATGCTGATGCATCATGACAG ATTTAAGGTCTTTGCTGACTATGAAGACTATATAAAATGCCAGGAGAAAGTAAATGCTCTTTACAAG AACCCCAAGGAATGGACCAAGAAGGTGATCTACAACATTGCCGGATGTGGCAAGTTCTCCAGTGATCGCACCATTTCCCAGTATGCTCGTGAGATCTGGGGCATGGAGCCCACGCTTGAGAAACTCCCCGCCCCTGACGACAAGCACTAA